A part of Acropora palmata chromosome 8, jaAcrPala1.3, whole genome shotgun sequence genomic DNA contains:
- the LOC141888980 gene encoding putative diacylglycerol O-acyltransferase Mb3154c, with product MADDTVVNSEDCKGDVNANPPEQKQTKSVGTSSSSTTKRKSCIEVTSSLLRNVWFTTQCILCHVLLLVVTIPLAPLMMLLYLLKATERFIVKMRSGKIALSPFDAIWAPRNADDKQLIISSLICFENDGNFEDGVQRIRDAMLERLVEARKDLGVLLYPRARCYIQPGLFQFFFVEDHSFSIDNHVFTWKGKVPCSKDELSEVVSTIINEPLAEDRPLWCCCCIQTNFGDNDLALVFRMHHSLADGIALIQFLIHQLADKLTLQVSPQSYSSTDRFPLLAKAALIAPRYLLKLQFRSTDSNLLHGPDLKGEKKVAWSDPIDLKLIKEIKAASGTTVNDVLMSCLSLAVRRYLQRKGVEDPSDITAAVPVNVRASVLSEKLAMDNKFAFIFPRLAVGTEGVLSQLYETKIRMDKAKTSGEPIASATVFSISNELYPDCLTSKSNAKLGRKPTCILSNIRGPQKMLSVRGSRVKYLVFWPPHKENLGTTLSIFTYSGKVFVGVQGDIAVLSDPELIVEEFGKAVNEMTKCVLETTGFASEGYQT from the coding sequence ATGGCAGATGATACGGTTGTAAATTCAGAAGACTGCAAAGGCGACGTCAATGCCAATCCTCCTGAACAGAAGCAGACGAAATCCGTTGGCACAAGTAGTAGTTCAACaaccaaaagaaaatcttGCATCGAAGTGACTTCCTCGCTCCTGCGGAATGTTTGGTTCACGACACAATGTATTCTTTGCCATGTACTCTTGCTTGTTGTAACAATTCCGCTGGCGCCGTTGATGATGCTGTTGTACCTGCTAAAGGCAACTGAGCGTTTTATAGTCAAGATGCGATCCGGTAAAATTGCGTTATCTCCTTTTGATGCAATATGGGCTCCGCGCAACGCCGATGATAAGCAACTGATTATCAGTTCTCTGATTTGCTTTGAGAATGATGGGAATTTTGAAGACGGAGTGCAAAGGATTCGTGACGCCATGTTAGAACGTTTGGTAGAAGCAAGAAAAGACTTGGGAGTGTTACTGTATCCGAGGGCGCGGTGTTACATTCAACCGGGTTTgttccagtttttctttgtggaAGACCACTCCTTTTCGATCGATAATCACGTATTTACATGGAAAGGAAAGGTGCCATGTTCCAAAGACGAGTTATCCGAGGTGGTTTCTACTATCATCAATGAGCCTCTGGCTGAGGATCGACCTCTGTGGTGTTGCTGCTGTATACAAACTAACTTTGGTGACAACGACCTTGCATTGGTGTTTAGAATGCATCATTCTCTTGCGGATGGAATTGCGCTGATTCAGTTCCTCATTCATCAACTTGCAGATAAGCTGACGTTACAAGTAAGCCCCCAAAGCTATTCCTCGACAGACCGGTTTCCTCTCCTGGCTAAAGCTGCGCTGATTGCACCCCGATACCTGCTCAAGTTGCAATTCAGGTCTACCGACAGTAACCTCCTTCATGGACCTGACCTCAAGGGCGAGAAGAAAGTTGCTTGGAGCGACCCAATTGATCTCAAATTGATCAAAGAAATCAAAGCAGCTTCGGGAACCACGGTCAACGATGTCTTAATGTCTTGCCTTTCCCTTGCAGTAAGGAGATACCTCCAGAGAAAAGGCGTTGAAGATCCCAGCGACATCACGGCCGCCGTTCCCGTAAATGTCCGAGCATCAGTTCTGTCCGAGAAACTTGCCATGGATAACAAGTTTGCGTTTATTTTCCCGAGATTAGCAGTAGGAACCGAAGGAGTTTTAAGCCAGTTATACGAGACGAAGATACGAATGGACAAAGCCAAAACTTCTGGAGAGCCAATCGCTTCGGCTACAGTATTTTCGATTTCTAATGAACTGTATCCAGATTGTTTAACGTCCAAATCCAACGCAAAGCTGGGAAGAAAACCAACTTGTATTCTATCGAATATCCGAGGTCCTCAGAAAATGCTCTCTGTACGGGGCAGTCGCGTTAAATACCTAGTATTTTGGCCTCCGCATAAGGAAAACCTTGGCACCACGCTCTCCATCTTTACATATTCAGGAAAAGTTTTTGTTGGAGTTCAAGGCGACATCGCTGTGCTTTCGGACCCTGAGTTGATTGTAGAAGAGTTTGGAAAAGCCGTCAATGAGATGACAAAATGTGTTCTGGAAACCACAGGCTTCGCTAGCGAAGGATACCAAACCTAG